The Fulvivirga ligni genome window below encodes:
- a CDS encoding winged helix-turn-helix transcriptional regulator encodes MEKPYFNGIECPKEYVLALRDTLNVVTGKWKLAIVSTMLFEKKRFSDIKRILPEITPRMISKELKELEVNGIVVRKVYDQTPVLVEYELTHSGMMLSHVLDAMVEWGLKHREIELAPAE; translated from the coding sequence ATGGAAAAGCCTTATTTCAACGGTATAGAGTGTCCTAAAGAATATGTATTGGCACTAAGAGACACCTTAAATGTGGTTACTGGTAAATGGAAACTTGCTATTGTAAGTACTATGCTTTTCGAAAAGAAACGTTTTTCTGATATCAAAAGGATTCTCCCGGAGATTACACCCAGAATGATATCTAAGGAACTGAAGGAGCTTGAAGTTAATGGTATTGTTGTAAGAAAAGTATATGATCAAACACCTGTTTTAGTAGAATACGAACTTACCCACTCTGGCATGATGCTTAGCCATGTATTAGACGCTATGGTAGAATGGGGTCTCAAACATAGAGAAATAGAATTAGCGCCAGCGGAATAG
- a CDS encoding DUF4377 domain-containing protein, with protein sequence MKTILLFAFTFFMVAACSRCEDDEVYNDDYNFRVNHYQVDCVGEGPQKCFLVQQGSKLDTEEWDLFYGNIENFEFTSGYVYNLQIEKTEIKNPPADGSSIKYSLIKIISRQKT encoded by the coding sequence ATGAAAACCATCCTATTATTTGCATTTACATTTTTCATGGTAGCGGCTTGCAGTCGCTGCGAAGATGATGAAGTATATAATGATGATTATAACTTCCGGGTTAATCATTATCAGGTAGACTGTGTAGGCGAAGGCCCACAAAAGTGCTTCCTGGTGCAGCAAGGTAGCAAGCTAGATACTGAAGAATGGGATCTTTTTTATGGTAACATAGAAAACTTTGAGTTCACCAGCGGTTATGTTTATAATCTCCAAATTGAAAAGACAGAAATAAAGAATCCTCCTGCAGACGGATCTAGCATAAAATACAGCCTCATTAAAATTATCTCCAGGCAAAAAACCTAA